A region of Mesorhizobium sp. M3A.F.Ca.ET.080.04.2.1 DNA encodes the following proteins:
- a CDS encoding ABC transporter substrate-binding protein, whose protein sequence is MRYKFLAAAFAATVALNVAGPAAATDLEVTHWWTSGGEAAAVAELAKAFDATGNHWVDGAIAGSGGTARPIMISRITGGDPMGATQFNHGRQAEELVQAGLMRDLTDIATKGKWTEVVRPKSLLDSCTIGGKIYCVPVNIHSWQWLWLSNDAFQKAGVPMPKDWNEFVAAAPALEKAGIIPLAVGGQPWQASGAFDVLLAAVGGTDAFLKVYQQKDAKFAAGPEIAKVFKAADDARKMAKNTNVQDWNQATNLVITGKAGGQIMGDWAQGEFQVAGKAAGKDYTCLPGLGLNEVIATGGDAFYFPLLKDAEKSKAQEVLAETLLDPKTQVAFNLKKGSLPVRGDVDVNAANDCMKKGLAILAKGAVIPWTDQLLSQDSQKQKEDLFSEFFAKPDMTLEEAQKRFADIIASAD, encoded by the coding sequence ATGCGATACAAATTCCTGGCCGCCGCGTTTGCCGCGACGGTCGCGCTAAACGTCGCCGGACCGGCGGCCGCGACCGATCTCGAAGTCACCCACTGGTGGACTTCTGGCGGCGAAGCGGCGGCGGTCGCGGAACTCGCCAAGGCGTTCGATGCGACCGGCAATCACTGGGTCGACGGCGCCATCGCCGGTTCCGGCGGCACGGCGCGGCCGATCATGATCAGCCGTATCACCGGCGGCGATCCAATGGGCGCCACCCAGTTCAACCATGGCCGTCAGGCGGAGGAACTCGTCCAGGCCGGGCTGATGCGCGACCTCACCGACATCGCGACGAAAGGCAAGTGGACGGAGGTCGTGCGGCCGAAGAGCCTGCTCGACTCGTGCACGATCGGCGGCAAGATCTATTGCGTGCCGGTCAATATCCATTCCTGGCAATGGCTCTGGCTGTCGAACGATGCCTTCCAGAAGGCCGGCGTGCCGATGCCGAAGGACTGGAATGAATTCGTCGCCGCCGCGCCGGCGCTGGAAAAGGCCGGCATCATCCCGCTCGCCGTCGGCGGGCAGCCCTGGCAGGCATCGGGCGCATTCGACGTGCTGCTCGCCGCGGTCGGCGGCACCGACGCCTTCCTGAAGGTGTACCAGCAAAAGGACGCCAAATTCGCGGCCGGCCCAGAGATCGCCAAAGTGTTCAAGGCAGCCGACGATGCGCGCAAGATGGCCAAGAACACCAATGTGCAGGATTGGAACCAGGCGACCAATCTGGTCATCACCGGCAAGGCCGGTGGACAGATCATGGGCGACTGGGCGCAGGGCGAGTTCCAGGTCGCCGGCAAGGCCGCCGGCAAGGACTACACCTGCCTGCCCGGCCTTGGCCTGAATGAGGTCATCGCCACCGGCGGCGATGCGTTCTACTTCCCGCTGCTCAAGGACGCGGAGAAGTCGAAGGCGCAGGAAGTGCTGGCCGAGACGCTGCTCGATCCGAAGACGCAGGTCGCCTTCAACCTCAAGAAGGGCTCGCTGCCGGTGCGCGGCGACGTCGACGTCAACGCGGCGAACGACTGCATGAAGAAGGGTCTGGCCATTCTCGCCAAAGGCGCGGTGATCCCGTGGACGGACCAGCTGCTCTCGCAGGACAGCCAGAAGCAGAAGGAGGATCTGTTCTCCGAATTCTTCGCCAAGCCCGACATGACGCTCGAGGAGGCGCAGAAGCGCTTCGCCGACATCATCGCTTCGGCCGACTGA
- a CDS encoding carbohydrate ABC transporter permease yields MADVAVSRDADALGRQAVGPSGPKPRHVLSRRNILLYGTLIVVALYYLLPLYVMVVTSLKGMPEIRLGNIFSPPLEITFEPWVKAWSQACTGLNCDGLSRGFWNSVRITVPSVLLSIAIASVNGYALANWRFKGADAFFIILIVGAFIPYQVMIYPIVIILREIGIYGTLTGLVIVHSIFGMPILTLLFRNYFTSMPEELFRAARVDGAGFWGIYLRIMLPMSLPIFVVAIILQVTGIWNDFLFGVVYTRPDTYPMTVQLNNIVNSVQGVKEYNVNMAATILTGLVPLIVYFISGKLFVRGIAAGAVKG; encoded by the coding sequence GTGGCTGACGTAGCTGTCTCCAGGGACGCGGACGCGCTGGGGCGCCAAGCCGTCGGGCCGAGCGGACCAAAGCCGCGGCATGTGCTCTCGCGGCGCAACATCTTACTCTACGGCACCCTCATCGTCGTGGCGCTCTACTATCTTCTGCCGCTCTACGTGATGGTCGTCACCTCGCTGAAGGGCATGCCCGAAATCCGCCTCGGCAACATCTTTTCGCCGCCGCTGGAGATCACCTTCGAGCCTTGGGTGAAGGCTTGGTCGCAGGCCTGCACCGGTCTCAATTGCGACGGACTTTCGCGCGGCTTCTGGAACTCGGTCCGCATTACGGTGCCGTCGGTGCTGCTGTCGATCGCGATCGCCTCGGTCAACGGCTACGCTTTGGCCAACTGGCGCTTCAAGGGCGCCGATGCCTTCTTCATCATCCTCATCGTCGGCGCCTTCATCCCCTATCAGGTGATGATCTATCCGATCGTCATCATCCTGCGCGAGATCGGCATCTACGGGACACTGACCGGTCTGGTGATCGTGCATTCGATCTTCGGCATGCCGATCCTGACGCTGCTCTTCCGCAACTACTTCACGTCGATGCCGGAGGAACTGTTCCGGGCGGCGCGCGTCGACGGCGCCGGCTTCTGGGGCATCTATCTGCGCATCATGCTGCCGATGTCGCTGCCGATCTTCGTCGTCGCCATCATCCTGCAGGTGACCGGCATCTGGAACGATTTCCTGTTCGGCGTCGTCTACACCCGCCCCGACACCTATCCGATGACGGTGCAGCTCAACAACATCGTCAACTCCGTGCAGGGCGTGAAGGAGTACAACGTCAACATGGCCGCCACCATCCTGACCGGCCTTGTGCCCCTCATCGTCTACTTCATTTCCGGCAAGCTGTTCGTGCGCGGCATCGCCGCCGGCGCGGTGAAAGGATGA
- the ugpC gene encoding sn-glycerol-3-phosphate ABC transporter ATP-binding protein UgpC, whose protein sequence is MAAIANPSVSIQNLSLNFGAVTVLQTLDLDVAEGEFIVLLGPSGCGKSTLLNCIAGLLDISEGRIFIKGKNVTWEEPKDRGIGMVFQSYALYPQMTVEKNLSFGLRVAGVPKDEIAKRIARAAEILQIEPLLQRKPAALSGGQRQRVAIGRALVRDVDVFLFDEPLSNLDAKLRSELRVEIKLLHRKLENTMIYVTHDQIEAMTLADRIALMKGGVIQQLDAPQTIYNRPVNRFVAGFLGSPAMNFVDGRLEKSGDGWSFAVEDVRIPLATYVFEKEPTPGPAVFGIRPEHVAFNSGTGWPFAATATVEVVEPMGSDTLVWLKLAKQNFTVRVTSERTPKNADTASIGFDPMRASLFDAQTGNRL, encoded by the coding sequence ATGGCAGCGATCGCCAATCCTAGCGTTTCGATCCAGAATCTGTCGCTCAATTTCGGCGCGGTCACCGTTTTGCAAACGCTCGACTTGGATGTCGCGGAGGGCGAGTTCATCGTGCTGCTCGGGCCGTCCGGCTGCGGCAAGTCCACCTTGCTCAACTGCATCGCCGGCCTGCTCGACATCTCCGAGGGCCGCATCTTCATCAAGGGCAAGAACGTCACCTGGGAAGAGCCGAAGGATCGCGGCATCGGCATGGTGTTCCAGTCCTATGCGCTCTACCCGCAAATGACGGTCGAGAAGAACCTCTCCTTCGGCCTGCGCGTCGCGGGCGTGCCCAAGGACGAGATCGCCAAACGCATCGCGCGCGCGGCCGAGATCCTGCAGATCGAGCCGCTGCTGCAGCGCAAGCCGGCCGCGCTTTCCGGCGGTCAGCGCCAGCGGGTGGCCATCGGGCGGGCGCTGGTGCGCGATGTCGACGTCTTCCTGTTCGACGAGCCGCTCTCCAACCTCGACGCCAAGCTGCGCTCGGAGCTGCGCGTCGAGATCAAGCTGCTGCACCGCAAGCTCGAGAACACCATGATCTACGTCACCCATGACCAGATCGAAGCGATGACGCTTGCCGACCGCATCGCGCTGATGAAAGGCGGCGTCATCCAGCAACTCGACGCGCCGCAGACCATCTACAACCGCCCGGTCAATCGCTTCGTCGCCGGCTTTCTCGGCTCGCCGGCGATGAATTTCGTCGATGGCAGGCTCGAAAAAAGCGGCGATGGCTGGTCCTTCGCGGTCGAGGACGTGCGTATTCCGCTGGCAACCTATGTTTTCGAGAAGGAGCCGACGCCGGGACCGGCGGTGTTCGGCATCCGCCCCGAACATGTCGCTTTCAATAGCGGCACTGGGTGGCCGTTCGCCGCGACGGCGACTGTCGAGGTCGTCGAGCCGATGGGGTCCGACACGCTGGTCTGGCTGAAGCTGGCCAAGCAGAATTTCACCGTTCGCGTGACTTCCGAGCGCACGCCCAAGAATGCGGACACGGCCAGCATCGGCTTCGATCCTATGCGTGCCTCTCTCTTCGATGCTCAAACCGGCAACCGCCTTTGA
- the polA gene encoding DNA polymerase I: MKKGDHLFLVDGSGYIFRAYHALPPLNRKSDGLPTSAVLGFCNMVWKLMQDARNTNVGIVPTHFAVIFDYSAKTFRSDLYPEYKANRSAPPEDLIPQFGLIRQATAAFNLPCIEMEGFEADDIIATYCRLACEAEADTTIISSDKDLMQLVGPTVGMYDPMKDRQIGIPEVIEKWGVPPEKMIDLQALTGDSVDNVPGVPGIGPKTAAQLLEQFGDLDGLLARASEIKQEKRRETIIANADKARISRQLVTLKNDVPLKEGLDELVLHAPDGPKLIGFLKTMEFTTLTRRVGEATATEIGDVQASAVTIERADTAHGPDVGAGAPPARPAAPGSNGTGTTARPAVRGEDAPPQGDTPSLLSALRLEAASAHKIDSSTYVAIRDTDTLKAWIAEAREGGLLAFDAETSSFDPMQAELIGLSMATAPGRAAYLPLTHGSGSGDLLGGGLMADQIPVREALALLKPLLEDRSVLKIVQDMKYDIVVMSRHGIEVAPFDDTMLISYVLDAGTSGGHDLASLSEKWLGHAPASKKELAGSGKNAVGFDQVDIGRATAYAAEQADITLRLWQVLKPRLAAKGLVSVYERLERPLVPVLARMEQRGISVDRQILSRLSGELAQGAARAEEEIYGIVGERINIGSPKQLGDILFGKMGLPGGSKTKTGQWSTSAQLLEDLAAEGHELPRKIVDWRQLTKLKSTYTDALPGFINPGTNRVHTSYALAATTTGRLSSSDPNLQNIPVRTAEGRKIRTAFIAERGHKLVSADYSQIELRVLAHVAEIPQLKQAFADGADIHAITASEMFSVPVEGMPSEVRRRAKAINFGIIYGISAFGLANQLSIPREEAGAYIKRYFERFPGIRDYIEETKAYAREHGFVETIFGRRIHYPEIRASNPSIRAFNERASINARLQGTAADIIRRAMVHMEEALEKAKLSARMLLQVHDELIFETVEAEVDATIPVVRRVMENAPMPAVSMSVPLHVDARAADNWDEAH; this comes from the coding sequence ATGAAAAAAGGCGATCATCTCTTCCTCGTCGACGGCTCCGGCTACATCTTCCGCGCCTACCACGCCCTGCCGCCGCTCAACCGCAAGTCGGACGGCCTGCCGACCAGCGCCGTCCTCGGCTTCTGCAACATGGTGTGGAAGCTGATGCAGGATGCCCGCAATACCAATGTAGGCATCGTGCCGACCCACTTCGCCGTCATCTTCGACTATTCGGCGAAGACCTTCCGCAGCGATCTGTATCCCGAATACAAGGCCAACCGCTCGGCGCCGCCGGAGGACCTCATTCCGCAATTCGGTCTGATCCGGCAAGCCACCGCGGCATTCAACCTGCCCTGCATCGAGATGGAGGGTTTCGAGGCCGACGACATCATCGCCACCTATTGCCGGCTGGCCTGCGAAGCCGAGGCTGACACCACCATCATCTCCTCCGACAAGGACCTGATGCAGCTCGTCGGCCCGACGGTCGGCATGTACGACCCGATGAAGGACCGTCAGATCGGCATTCCCGAGGTGATCGAGAAATGGGGCGTGCCGCCGGAGAAGATGATCGACCTGCAGGCGCTGACCGGCGACTCCGTCGACAATGTTCCGGGCGTGCCCGGCATCGGGCCGAAAACGGCCGCGCAGCTCCTGGAGCAGTTCGGCGACCTCGACGGCCTGCTCGCGCGGGCCTCGGAGATCAAGCAGGAGAAGCGACGCGAGACCATCATCGCCAATGCCGACAAGGCGCGCATCTCGCGGCAGCTGGTGACACTGAAGAACGACGTGCCGCTGAAAGAGGGCCTCGACGAGTTGGTGCTCCATGCGCCGGACGGGCCGAAGCTGATCGGCTTTCTCAAAACCATGGAGTTCACCACGCTGACCCGCCGCGTCGGGGAAGCGACCGCAACCGAGATCGGTGACGTGCAGGCTTCGGCTGTGACCATCGAGCGCGCGGATACCGCGCACGGCCCCGATGTCGGGGCGGGTGCGCCGCCGGCAAGACCAGCCGCGCCCGGCTCGAACGGCACTGGAACAACTGCAAGACCCGCCGTCAGGGGTGAGGATGCGCCGCCGCAGGGCGATACCCCTTCCCTGCTCTCGGCGCTGCGGCTGGAGGCGGCGTCGGCCCATAAGATCGACTCCTCCACCTATGTCGCCATCCGGGATACGGACACGCTGAAGGCCTGGATAGCCGAGGCAAGAGAGGGCGGCCTGCTTGCCTTCGACGCCGAGACCTCCTCCTTCGACCCGATGCAGGCCGAGTTGATCGGTCTCTCCATGGCGACTGCACCCGGCCGCGCCGCCTACCTGCCGCTAACCCATGGCAGCGGCAGCGGCGACCTGCTTGGCGGCGGCCTGATGGCCGATCAGATCCCGGTCCGGGAAGCGCTGGCGCTGCTCAAGCCGCTGCTCGAGGACAGGTCTGTTCTCAAGATCGTGCAGGACATGAAATACGACATCGTCGTGATGAGCCGGCACGGTATCGAGGTCGCACCTTTCGACGACACGATGCTGATCTCCTATGTGCTCGATGCCGGCACCTCCGGCGGCCACGACCTCGCCTCGCTGTCGGAGAAGTGGCTGGGCCATGCCCCCGCCTCGAAGAAGGAGCTTGCCGGCTCGGGCAAGAACGCCGTCGGCTTCGACCAGGTCGATATAGGGCGGGCGACCGCCTATGCCGCCGAGCAGGCCGACATCACGCTGAGGCTCTGGCAGGTGCTGAAGCCGAGGCTCGCCGCCAAGGGACTGGTTTCGGTCTATGAGCGGCTGGAGCGGCCGCTGGTGCCCGTACTCGCCCGCATGGAGCAGCGCGGCATTTCGGTCGACAGGCAGATCCTGTCCAGGCTGTCGGGCGAGCTGGCGCAAGGGGCAGCGCGCGCCGAGGAGGAAATCTACGGCATCGTCGGCGAGCGCATCAACATCGGCTCGCCGAAGCAGCTCGGCGACATCCTGTTCGGCAAGATGGGTCTGCCGGGCGGCTCCAAGACCAAGACCGGCCAGTGGTCGACCTCGGCGCAGCTCCTGGAGGACCTCGCCGCCGAAGGCCACGAGCTGCCGCGCAAGATCGTCGATTGGCGCCAGCTCACGAAGCTGAAATCGACCTACACCGACGCGCTGCCCGGCTTCATCAATCCCGGCACCAATCGCGTGCACACCTCATACGCGCTCGCCGCGACGACAACGGGACGATTGTCGTCCTCCGATCCAAACCTGCAGAACATCCCGGTGCGCACCGCCGAGGGGCGCAAGATCAGGACCGCCTTCATCGCCGAAAGGGGCCACAAGCTGGTCTCGGCCGATTACAGCCAGATCGAGCTGCGCGTGCTGGCGCACGTTGCCGAGATCCCGCAGCTCAAGCAGGCCTTCGCCGACGGCGCCGACATCCATGCGATCACCGCCTCCGAGATGTTCAGCGTTCCGGTCGAAGGCATGCCTTCGGAGGTGCGCCGGCGCGCCAAGGCAATCAATTTCGGGATCATCTACGGCATCTCGGCCTTCGGCCTCGCCAACCAACTATCGATCCCGCGCGAGGAGGCAGGCGCCTACATCAAACGCTATTTCGAGCGCTTCCCGGGCATTCGCGACTATATCGAGGAAACCAAGGCCTATGCGCGCGAGCATGGCTTCGTCGAGACGATCTTCGGCCGCCGCATCCACTATCCGGAGATACGAGCCTCCAACCCGTCGATCCGCGCCTTCAACGAGCGCGCCTCGATCAACGCCCGGCTCCAGGGCACCGCCGCCGACATCATCCGCCGCGCCATGGTCCACATGGAGGAGGCGCTGGAAAAGGCGAAGCTCTCGGCCCGCATGCTCCTGCAGGTGCATGACGAACTGATCTTCGAGACGGTGGAGGCGGAGGTCGACGCGACGATTCCCGTTGTGCGCCGCGTGATGGAGAACGCGCCGATGCCGGCGGTCTCGATGTCGGTGCCGCTGCACGTCGATGCCCGCGCCGCCGACAATTGGGACGAGGCGCATTAG
- the mgrA gene encoding L-glyceraldehyde 3-phosphate reductase yields MPYVAAENRYEKMIYNRCGRSGLKLPAISLGLWHNFGNDTPHKTKQAIVRKAFDLGITHFDLANNYGPPPGSAEIAFGEIMRTDFAAYRDELIISTKAGYEMWAGPYGEWGSRKYVLSSLDQSLKRIGLDYVDIFYSHRFDPETPLEETMGALDHAVRSGKALYAGISSYNSQRTREAADILRQLGTPCLIHQPSYSLLNRWVEEDGLLDTLEGLGIGSIVFSPLAQGMLTDKYLGGIPEGSRASQGKSLRPAFINDKSIANIEALNAIAGRRGQTLAQMALAWVLRRGRVTTALIGASQPEQVEDCVGALKALDFSDAELAEIDTYAHEADINLWAASAERKGPPRK; encoded by the coding sequence ATGCCCTATGTCGCCGCCGAAAACCGCTACGAGAAGATGATCTATAACCGTTGCGGCCGGTCCGGTCTGAAGCTGCCGGCGATCTCGCTCGGGCTCTGGCACAATTTCGGCAACGACACGCCGCACAAGACCAAGCAGGCAATCGTGCGCAAGGCCTTCGATCTCGGCATCACGCATTTCGACCTGGCCAATAATTACGGCCCGCCGCCCGGCTCGGCCGAGATCGCCTTCGGCGAGATCATGCGCACCGACTTTGCCGCTTATCGCGACGAGCTGATAATCTCCACCAAGGCCGGCTATGAAATGTGGGCCGGACCTTACGGCGAATGGGGCAGCCGCAAATATGTGCTGTCGAGCCTCGACCAGAGCCTGAAGCGGATAGGGCTCGATTATGTCGACATCTTCTATTCCCACCGCTTCGATCCCGAGACGCCGCTGGAAGAAACAATGGGCGCGCTCGACCATGCCGTGCGCTCCGGCAAGGCGCTCTATGCCGGCATATCCTCCTACAATTCACAGCGTACGCGCGAGGCGGCCGACATTCTGAGGCAGCTCGGCACGCCCTGCCTCATCCACCAGCCGAGCTATTCCCTGCTCAACCGCTGGGTCGAGGAGGACGGGCTGCTCGACACGCTGGAGGGTCTCGGCATCGGCTCGATCGTCTTCTCGCCGCTGGCGCAGGGCATGCTGACCGACAAATATCTCGGTGGCATTCCCGAGGGCAGCCGCGCCAGCCAGGGCAAGTCGCTCAGGCCGGCCTTCATCAACGACAAGTCGATCGCCAACATCGAGGCGCTCAACGCCATCGCCGGCCGGCGCGGCCAGACGCTGGCGCAGATGGCGCTGGCCTGGGTGCTGCGCAGGGGCAGGGTGACTACGGCGCTGATCGGCGCCAGCCAGCCGGAGCAGGTCGAGGATTGCGTCGGCGCGCTCAAGGCACTCGACTTCAGCGATGCCGAGCTCGCCGAGATCGACACCTATGCGCACGAGGCCGATATCAACCTGTGGGCGGCTTCGGCCGAGCGCAAAGGGCCGCCGCGCAAGTAG
- a CDS encoding sugar phosphate isomerase/epimerase: MNWSFQLYSARNFQPWTDVLKMLGELGYKEVEGFGGVYDDPKGFRAELDKNGLAMPTGHFSIDALEKDFNGVRRTADALGITLLICPYLMPDARPSDAAGWRGFGERLAKVGETAKKAGYGFAWHNHDFEFKALADGSLPQDHILAAAPDIGWEMDVAWVVRGGADPLPWIEKHGKRIVAVHVKDIAKPGEGLDEDGWSDVGHGTIDWPGLIKAFRAKSAASYYVMEQDNPNDIERFARRSIAAAKTH, from the coding sequence ATGAACTGGTCATTCCAACTCTACAGCGCCCGAAACTTCCAACCATGGACGGACGTGCTGAAAATGCTCGGCGAGCTCGGCTACAAGGAAGTCGAAGGCTTCGGCGGCGTCTATGACGACCCGAAGGGCTTCCGCGCCGAACTCGACAAGAACGGGCTGGCCATGCCGACCGGCCATTTCTCGATCGATGCGCTGGAGAAGGATTTCAACGGTGTGCGCAGAACAGCCGACGCGCTCGGCATAACCCTTTTGATCTGCCCTTATCTGATGCCTGATGCGCGGCCGAGCGATGCCGCCGGCTGGCGCGGCTTCGGCGAGCGTCTGGCCAAGGTCGGCGAGACCGCCAAGAAGGCGGGCTACGGATTTGCCTGGCACAATCACGATTTCGAATTCAAGGCGCTCGCCGATGGCTCGCTGCCACAGGATCATATCCTGGCGGCCGCTCCGGACATCGGCTGGGAGATGGATGTCGCCTGGGTGGTGCGCGGCGGCGCCGACCCGCTGCCCTGGATCGAAAAACACGGCAAGCGCATCGTCGCCGTCCATGTCAAGGACATCGCCAAGCCCGGCGAGGGACTGGATGAGGACGGCTGGTCGGATGTCGGCCACGGCACGATCGATTGGCCCGGCCTGATCAAGGCATTCCGCGCCAAGAGCGCCGCAAGCTACTACGTGATGGAACAGGACAACCCCAACGACATCGAGCGTTTCGCCCGCCGCTCGATCGCAGCCGCCAAGACCCACTAG
- a CDS encoding sugar ABC transporter permease: MSNSERPNQLLRNLNAKVASIPMILTALVVFVGGTAWTVLYSFTNSKLLPRLNFVGLDQYYRLWATPRWLVSIENLLIYGVISLVFSLVIGFILAALLDQKIRFEDTFRTIFLYPFALSFIVTGLVWQWLLNPDFGIQGVVRDLGWTSFSFDPLYNSSIVIYGISIAALWQGTGLIMCLMLAGLRGIDEDIWKAARVDGIPMWKTYLFIVIPMMRPVFITTLVIIAAGIVKVYDLVVAQTSGGPGIASEVPAKYVYDYMFFAQNLGQGFAASTMMLLSVVIVIVPWAYLEFGGRKRG; this comes from the coding sequence ATGAGCAACAGCGAACGCCCCAACCAGCTTTTGCGCAACCTCAATGCCAAAGTCGCATCGATCCCGATGATCCTGACCGCGCTCGTGGTCTTCGTCGGCGGCACGGCCTGGACGGTGCTCTACTCCTTCACCAATTCGAAGCTTCTGCCGCGGCTGAACTTCGTCGGGCTCGACCAGTATTACCGGCTGTGGGCGACGCCGCGCTGGCTGGTCTCGATCGAGAACCTGTTGATCTACGGCGTCATCTCGCTGGTGTTCTCGCTGGTCATCGGCTTTATCCTGGCGGCCCTGCTCGACCAAAAGATCCGCTTCGAGGACACCTTCCGCACCATCTTCCTCTATCCGTTCGCGCTCTCCTTCATCGTCACCGGCCTGGTCTGGCAGTGGCTGCTCAATCCGGACTTCGGCATCCAGGGCGTGGTGCGAGACCTCGGCTGGACGAGCTTCAGCTTCGATCCGCTCTACAACTCCAGCATCGTCATCTACGGCATTTCGATCGCGGCACTCTGGCAAGGCACGGGGCTGATCATGTGCCTGATGCTCGCCGGCCTGCGCGGAATCGACGAGGACATCTGGAAGGCGGCGCGGGTGGACGGCATACCGATGTGGAAGACATACCTCTTTATCGTCATCCCGATGATGCGGCCGGTCTTCATCACGACGCTGGTGATCATCGCCGCCGGCATCGTCAAGGTCTATGACCTCGTCGTGGCCCAGACCAGCGGCGGCCCGGGCATCGCCTCCGAGGTGCCGGCGAAATACGTTTACGATTACATGTTCTTTGCTCAGAACCTCGGGCAGGGTTTTGCCGCCTCGACCATGATGCTGCTATCCGTGGTCATCGTCATCGTGCCGTGGGCCTATCTCGAGTTCGGAGGCAGGAAACGTGGCTGA
- a CDS encoding Fur family transcriptional regulator, translated as MTARDALTKNQLCVLEKLEAASGPLSAYTLLDQLRERGFRAPLQVYRALDTLVKSGFVHRLESLNSFVACAEPHDHSHSMTAFAICDSCGQVTEMSDHDVDHRLDEWVRSTGFAAKKAVIEFRGVCAKCRSEAA; from the coding sequence ATGACGGCAAGGGATGCGCTGACCAAGAACCAGCTGTGCGTGCTCGAGAAGCTCGAGGCGGCCAGCGGGCCGCTCAGCGCCTATACGCTGCTCGACCAGCTGCGCGAACGGGGCTTCCGCGCGCCGCTGCAGGTCTATCGCGCTTTAGACACGCTGGTGAAGTCGGGCTTCGTGCACCGGCTCGAAAGCCTCAACTCCTTCGTCGCCTGCGCCGAGCCGCACGACCACAGCCATTCGATGACCGCCTTCGCCATCTGCGACAGCTGCGGCCAGGTGACGGAGATGTCGGACCACGACGTCGACCACCGGCTGGACGAGTGGGTGCGCTCGACGGGATTTGCCGCCAAGAAGGCGGTGATCGAGTTTCGGGGTGTCTGCGCGAAGTGCAGGTCGGAAGCGGCATAA
- a CDS encoding Gfo/Idh/MocA family oxidoreductase produces MARKLGVGVIGCGNISRAYFSLAPLFRGIEMRACADINMDAAKARAKEFKLRAETVDQLLRADDIDIIVNLTIPAVHYEVSKQVLDAGKHVYSEKPFVLSVKEGLDLKKRAQKKGLRIGSAPDTFLGGAHQLVRSLIDDGKLGRITSGTCHVMGHGMEHWHPNPDFFFQPGAGPVLDIGPYYITNLIQLIGPVSRVAAFAATPAKERTIGSKPRAGEKIPVNTPTTIHGLLEFENGAVITLNTSWDVWSHGHAPMELYGELGTVFVPDPNFFGGEVRFTNGTKPVKKLPRWEHPFAVPNDMHSQGMLANYRTAGLADMAIAIAQGRPHRCSMELALHAVDVMTGILRSGESGKFVAMQTTCERPAALGIKEAKALMATGK; encoded by the coding sequence ATGGCAAGGAAACTTGGCGTCGGCGTGATCGGCTGCGGCAACATCTCAAGAGCGTATTTCTCGCTGGCGCCGCTGTTTCGCGGTATCGAGATGCGCGCCTGCGCGGACATCAACATGGATGCAGCGAAGGCGCGCGCGAAGGAATTCAAGCTGCGCGCCGAGACAGTCGACCAACTGCTCAGGGCAGACGACATCGACATCATCGTCAATCTGACGATCCCGGCGGTGCATTACGAGGTGTCGAAGCAGGTGCTCGACGCCGGCAAGCATGTCTATTCCGAAAAGCCCTTCGTGTTGTCGGTCAAGGAAGGACTCGACCTGAAGAAGCGGGCGCAAAAGAAAGGCCTGCGCATCGGCTCGGCGCCCGACACCTTTCTCGGCGGAGCGCATCAGCTGGTGCGCAGCCTCATCGATGACGGCAAGCTCGGCAGGATCACCAGCGGCACCTGCCACGTGATGGGCCATGGCATGGAGCACTGGCATCCCAATCCGGATTTCTTCTTCCAGCCGGGCGCCGGTCCGGTGCTCGACATCGGCCCGTACTATATCACCAACCTGATCCAACTGATCGGGCCGGTCAGCCGAGTGGCGGCCTTCGCGGCGACGCCGGCCAAGGAGCGAACCATCGGCTCCAAGCCGCGGGCGGGTGAAAAGATCCCAGTCAACACACCGACCACCATCCACGGCCTGCTCGAGTTCGAGAACGGCGCGGTGATCACGCTCAACACCAGCTGGGACGTCTGGAGCCACGGCCATGCGCCGATGGAACTCTATGGCGAGCTCGGCACCGTGTTCGTGCCGGACCCGAACTTCTTCGGCGGCGAGGTGCGGTTCACAAACGGCACCAAGCCGGTCAAGAAGCTACCGAGATGGGAGCACCCTTTCGCCGTGCCGAACGACATGCATTCGCAGGGCATGTTGGCCAACTACCGCACCGCCGGCCTCGCCGACATGGCGATCGCGATCGCGCAAGGGCGGCCGCATCGCTGCTCGATGGAACTGGCGCTGCACGCCGTCGACGTGATGACCGGCATCCTGCGCTCGGGCGAAAGCGGCAAGTTCGTCGCCATGCAGACGACATGCGAGCGGCCGGCAGCGCTTGGCATCAAGGAAGCAAAGGCGCTCATGGCCACGGGGAAGTAG